In Falco cherrug isolate bFalChe1 chromosome 5, bFalChe1.pri, whole genome shotgun sequence, one DNA window encodes the following:
- the AVPR1A gene encoding vasopressin V1a receptor: protein MRLGGSAGSPRAAPSPGNGSRWRAAEPDGGSSPSPEAWSGSPNGSLGGWDPFGRDEELAKLEIAVLAVTFAVAVVGNGSVLLALRRTPRKASRMHLFIRHLSLADLVVAFFQVLPQLCWEVTHRFHGPDGLCRVVKHLQVFGMFASAYMLVAMTADRYIAVCHPLKTLQQPTKRSYGMIAAAWALSLLLSTPQYFIFSLSEVERGSQVYDCWAHFIMPWGPRAYITWITGGIFVAPVFILVTCYGFICYHIWRNVRGKTRPGEAAAGGGRRAGGGGPRRGLLLAPCVSSVKTISRAKIRTVKMTFVIVSAYVVCWAPFFTIQMWSVWDQRFPWVDSENTATTVTALLASLNSCCNPWIYMFFSGHLLQDCIQSFPCCQKIKQTLSKDDSNSNSRRQTSFTNNRSPTHSLNTWRESPHSKSTSFIPIPT, encoded by the exons ATGCGGCTGGGCGGGAGCGCCGGCTCCCCCCGGGCGGCGCCCTCCCCCGGGAACGGCAGCCGGTGGCGGGCGGCGGAGCCCGACggcggcagcagccccagccccgaggCGTGGTCGGGGTCGCCCAACGGCAGCCTGGGCGGCTGGGACCCCTTCGGGCGGGACGAGGAGCTGGCGAAGCTGGAAATCGCCGTGCTGGCCGTCACCTTCGCCGTGGCGGTGGTGGGCAACGGCAGCGTGCTGCTGGCCCTGCGGCGCACGCCGCGCAAGGCGTCCCGCATGCACCTCTTCATCCGGCACCTCAGCCTGGCCGACCTGGTGGTGGCCTTCTTCCAGGTGttgccccagctctgctgggaggtGACCCACCGCTTCCACGGCCCCGACGGGCTCTGCCGCGTCGTCAAGCACCTGCAGGTCTTCGGCATGTTCGCCTCGGCGTACATGCTGGTGGCCATGACCGCCGACCGCTACATCGCCGTCTGCCACCCGCTGAAGACGCTGCAGCAGCCCACCAAACGCTCCTACGGGATGATCGCGGCGGCCTGGGCGCTCagcctgctgctcagcaccccgCAGTACTTCATCTTCTCCCTCAGCGAGGTGGAGCGCGGCTCGCAGGTCTACGACTGCTGGGCGCACTTCATCATGCCCTGGGGGCCCCGCGCCTACATCACCTGGATCACAGGCGGCATCTTCGTCGCGCCCGTCTTCATCCTCGTCACCTGCTACGGCTTCATCTGCTACCACATCTGGCGCAACGTCAGGGGCAAGACGCGcccgggggaggcggcggcgggcggcgggcggcgggcgggcggcggcggcccgaggcgggggctgctgctcgcccCCTGTGTCAGCAGCGTCAAGACCATCTCCCGTGCCAAGATCCGCACCGTCAAGATGACCTTCGTCATCGTCTCGGCGTACGTCGTCTGCTGGGCGCCCTTCTTCACCATCCAGATGTGGTCCGTCTGGGACCAGCGCTTCCCCTGGGTCG atTCTGAAAACACAGCGACTActgtcacagctctgctggccaGTCTGAACAGTTGTTGTAACCCATGGATCTACATGTTCTTCAGTGGGCATCTCCTGCAAGACTGCATACAGAGCTTCCCTTGCTgccaaaaaataaagcaaacactgAGTAAAGATGAttcaaacagcaacagcaggcGACAGACTTCTTTTACCAACAACAGAAGCCCAACCCACAGCCTGAACACCTGGAGAGAGTCGCCCCACTCCAAATCAACCAGCTTCATCCCCATTCCAACCTGA